One genomic region from Terriglobus aquaticus encodes:
- a CDS encoding BaiN/RdsA family NAD(P)/FAD-dependent oxidoreductase: MTQGNPQRRWDVVVLGAGAAGLMCAAEAGKRGRSVLLLDHAERAGKKILISGGGRCNFTNLHCTPANFLSENPHFAKSALARYTPKDFVALVEMHRIPYHHKTLGQLFCDGSAQAIVTMLEAECRDAGVETRLRSAVERVERDADGFTVYTASGAVETRTVVVATGGLSIPKMGATGIGYDIARGFGLGIVEPRAALVPLTLPEPVLEHWAAISGVSAEVTATIVPAAKRRVAPPVFREKLLFTHRGVSGPAVLQASSYRAPGDLLRLDLAPGKNVFGPLLQPGARRDEPTTSALLRAHVSQRLSDRWLQANAPPDWKNRSLEQMEATLHAWTLPIAGDEGFSKAEVTRGGVSTADLDSATLQAKSVPGLAFIGEVVDVTGHLGGHNFQWAWASAFAAAQAL; this comes from the coding sequence GTGACGCAGGGGAATCCACAGCGGCGTTGGGATGTTGTCGTGCTGGGTGCGGGCGCGGCCGGGCTGATGTGCGCGGCGGAGGCGGGCAAGCGTGGCCGTAGCGTCTTGCTGCTGGACCACGCGGAGCGCGCGGGCAAAAAGATTCTGATTAGTGGCGGCGGCCGCTGCAACTTCACCAACCTGCACTGCACACCGGCGAACTTCCTGTCAGAGAACCCGCACTTTGCGAAGTCGGCGCTGGCGCGCTACACGCCGAAAGACTTCGTCGCGTTGGTGGAGATGCACCGCATCCCGTACCACCACAAGACGCTGGGGCAGTTGTTCTGCGACGGCTCGGCGCAGGCGATCGTGACCATGCTGGAGGCGGAGTGCCGCGATGCCGGCGTGGAGACGCGGCTGCGCTCGGCGGTGGAGCGCGTGGAGCGCGATGCGGATGGATTCACCGTGTACACCGCGAGCGGGGCGGTGGAGACGCGGACCGTGGTGGTGGCGACGGGCGGGCTGTCAATTCCGAAAATGGGAGCGACCGGCATCGGGTACGACATTGCCCGCGGCTTCGGTCTCGGCATCGTGGAGCCACGCGCGGCGCTGGTGCCGCTGACGCTGCCCGAGCCGGTGCTGGAGCACTGGGCGGCGATCAGCGGTGTGTCGGCCGAGGTGACGGCGACGATCGTGCCCGCGGCGAAGCGTCGTGTGGCTCCGCCGGTCTTTCGCGAGAAGCTCCTGTTCACGCATCGCGGCGTGTCGGGCCCGGCGGTGCTGCAGGCGTCGTCGTACCGTGCGCCGGGCGATTTGTTGCGGTTGGACCTGGCGCCGGGCAAGAACGTGTTTGGACCGCTGCTGCAGCCGGGAGCGCGGCGTGATGAGCCGACGACGTCGGCGCTGCTGCGGGCGCACGTGTCGCAGCGGCTGAGCGACCGCTGGCTGCAGGCGAATGCTCCGCCGGACTGGAAGAATCGCTCGCTGGAGCAGATGGAAGCGACGCTGCACGCGTGGACGCTGCCGATTGCGGGCGACGAGGGCTTCAGCAAGGCCGAGGTGACGCGCGGCGGCGTGTCGACGGCAGACCTGGACAGCGCAACGCTGCAGGCGAAGAGCGTGCCGGGGCTGGCGTTCATCGGGGAAGTGGTGGACGTGACCGGGCACCTGGGTGGCCACAACTTTCAGTGGGCGTGGGCGAGCGCGTTCGCGGCGGCGCAGGCGTTGTAG
- a CDS encoding ketopantoate reductase family protein produces the protein MRILVVGAGAVGGYYGGRLAQAGRDVTFLLRDRRAAQIRERGLNLISPRGDVTLHPAIVSAEQLRSAAQPYDLILLSTKSYALDAAMDDFAPAVGSNTLVLPLLNGMQHLDTLDARFGREHVLGGTVRIMAEVLPNGDVWQHNPLDQLTFGFRPATVDNAARAAQILEQLTVHGFSTTNSPDVVADMWQKWWLLAAIGTACVLSDASLGEARRTVGGEEFNRAVLDECMAVATANGHAPRAELIEEMRTRFADPDSTVTSSMYRDMKAGGEVEADQILGDLIRRANGVPTPLLRAAFVRLQIYQSRRIATA, from the coding sequence ATGCGGATCCTGGTGGTTGGTGCGGGGGCGGTGGGCGGATACTATGGCGGTCGTTTGGCGCAGGCGGGACGTGATGTCACCTTTCTCCTGCGCGATCGCCGGGCGGCGCAGATTCGCGAACGCGGCCTCAACCTGATCAGTCCGCGCGGCGACGTGACGCTCCATCCTGCCATCGTCTCCGCAGAGCAGCTTCGCTCCGCGGCACAGCCGTACGACCTGATCCTGCTGAGCACCAAGAGCTACGCGCTGGACGCGGCCATGGACGACTTTGCTCCTGCGGTCGGGTCGAACACCTTGGTCCTGCCGCTGCTCAACGGCATGCAGCACCTGGACACGCTGGACGCGCGCTTCGGTCGCGAGCATGTGCTGGGCGGCACCGTCCGCATCATGGCAGAGGTCTTGCCCAACGGTGACGTGTGGCAGCACAACCCGCTGGACCAGCTCACCTTTGGCTTTCGCCCTGCGACTGTCGACAACGCCGCCCGCGCCGCGCAGATACTCGAGCAGCTCACCGTCCACGGCTTCTCCACCACGAACTCGCCCGACGTGGTCGCCGACATGTGGCAGAAGTGGTGGCTGCTGGCCGCCATCGGCACCGCCTGCGTCCTGTCCGACGCTTCGCTGGGCGAGGCGCGTCGCACTGTTGGTGGTGAGGAGTTCAACCGCGCTGTTCTGGACGAGTGCATGGCCGTGGCCACCGCCAACGGCCACGCTCCGCGCGCGGAACTGATCGAAGAAATGCGCACCCGCTTCGCCGATCCCGACTCAACCGTGACCAGCAGTATGTACCGCGATATGAAGGCCGGCGGCGAAGTGGAAGCCGACCAGATCCTGGGCGACCTTATCCGCCGCGCGAACGGCGTGCCTACGCCGCTGCTGCGCGCCGCCTTTGTGCGACTGCAGATCTATCAGTCCAGACGTATCGCGACTGCCTGA
- a CDS encoding RNB domain-containing ribonuclease → MSTPPPSHSPAATPHFDFSAAATAEMAREDFDLTSVPGSDQQLRQIVSSPQPVVPGAIDLRSLSWSSIDNDTSRDLDQIEWAERTDVGAIRMRVAIADVAATIAKDSPLDHFAARQTQTVYTAARNFPMLPVELSTGLTSLNPGEDRNALVAEYVIAQDGTLSAGRLFAAQVRNGAQLTYRQIGALLDSGLCTQGAKAAQPSTALNLQPEMVEQLCLQVEGAQRIRAHRQAAGALDFRRAEATPVVADGQILSLETTLHNPAMDLIEDLMIAANETAATFLHAAGRSSIRRVVRSPERWARIADLLKPLGYDLPAEADSFALNRALAEQRAKDPDHYPDLALSVIKLMGAGEYVLVKADDPYPPSHFALAAHDYSHSTAPNRRFADLVTQRIVHAALQSLPAPYTDDELAAIADHCNQVDKAARKVERAMAKRAQAVALQGSIGQVFPAVVTGAGPKGTFVRVLSPPVEGMLQRSSTPHDVGDRLQVRLIHTDPAKAFIDFEQA, encoded by the coding sequence ATGTCTACGCCGCCACCTTCTCACTCACCCGCCGCAACTCCGCACTTCGACTTCAGCGCCGCCGCCACTGCCGAGATGGCCCGGGAGGACTTCGATCTGACATCGGTACCGGGCAGCGATCAGCAGCTTCGGCAGATCGTGTCTTCGCCGCAGCCCGTGGTTCCGGGCGCAATCGATCTTCGTTCGTTGTCGTGGTCGTCCATCGATAACGACACGTCGCGCGACCTGGACCAGATTGAGTGGGCGGAGCGGACGGACGTCGGAGCGATCCGCATGCGGGTCGCCATCGCGGATGTTGCAGCGACGATCGCGAAGGACTCGCCGCTGGACCACTTTGCCGCGCGGCAGACGCAGACGGTGTACACCGCGGCCCGCAACTTCCCCATGCTGCCGGTGGAGCTGTCGACGGGGTTGACGTCGCTCAATCCGGGCGAGGATCGCAACGCGCTCGTGGCGGAGTACGTGATCGCGCAGGACGGAACGCTGAGCGCGGGCAGGCTGTTTGCCGCACAGGTGCGCAATGGGGCGCAGTTGACATACCGGCAGATCGGCGCGCTGCTGGACAGCGGTCTTTGCACGCAGGGAGCAAAGGCGGCGCAACCTTCAACAGCACTCAACCTGCAGCCGGAAATGGTAGAGCAGTTGTGCCTGCAGGTGGAAGGCGCGCAGCGCATCCGGGCTCACCGGCAGGCCGCGGGCGCGCTGGACTTTCGCCGCGCGGAGGCGACGCCGGTGGTCGCGGACGGGCAGATACTGTCGCTGGAGACCACGCTGCACAATCCGGCGATGGACCTGATCGAAGACCTGATGATCGCGGCGAATGAGACGGCTGCGACGTTTCTGCACGCGGCGGGTCGGTCCAGCATTCGGCGCGTGGTGCGGTCGCCGGAGCGTTGGGCGCGCATTGCCGACCTGCTGAAGCCGCTGGGGTACGACCTGCCTGCAGAGGCCGACTCCTTTGCCCTGAATCGTGCGCTGGCCGAGCAGCGAGCGAAGGATCCGGACCACTACCCGGACCTGGCGCTGAGCGTGATCAAGCTGATGGGCGCAGGCGAATATGTGCTGGTGAAGGCTGACGACCCGTATCCGCCGTCGCACTTTGCGCTGGCGGCGCACGACTACTCGCACTCCACCGCGCCCAATCGGCGCTTTGCGGACCTGGTGACGCAGCGCATCGTTCACGCTGCTTTGCAGAGTCTGCCTGCGCCTTACACGGACGACGAGTTGGCAGCGATCGCCGACCACTGCAATCAGGTGGACAAGGCGGCGCGCAAGGTGGAACGCGCGATGGCTAAGCGGGCGCAGGCAGTGGCGTTGCAGGGCAGCATCGGCCAGGTGTTCCCTGCGGTGGTCACGGGAGCGGGGCCAAAGGGCACGTTCGTTCGCGTGCTGTCGCCGCCGGTGGAAGGCATGCTGCAGCGCAGCTCCACGCCGCACGATGTAGGCGACCGGTTGCAGGTGCGGCTGATTCACACCGACCCGGCCAAAGCGTTCATCGATTTCGAGCAGGCCTGA
- a CDS encoding NAD(P)-dependent alcohol dehydrogenase, with the protein MIQSVGYAANHSFTGLKRHEFEREDPRPNEVLIDILYCGVCHSDIHQVKNDWGNTVYPCMPGHEIVGRVAQVGSDVSKHQVGDVVGVGCMIDSCRTCEPCRTGDENYCEGPNSWLATYNGPMVPSKKSPDGENHYGRDNTFGGYSINIVVPEDFVLKVPANLPVEKVAPILCAGVTTYSPMKHWGLKAGQKVGIVGFGGLGDMAAKLAKAMGAEVVLFTETEEKLSEAARLGVQAVYSKDKDQMESQANTCDFILSTIPEPTDLEPFIPVLKRDASLVIVGALDKLKPFNNMEMAMHRKSVGGSLIGSIRETQEVLDFCAEHGITPDVEMIGMDDINDAHKRVNDREVRFRYVIDMASLKTEEA; encoded by the coding sequence ATGATCCAGTCTGTCGGCTACGCTGCGAACCATTCTTTTACCGGCCTGAAGCGGCATGAATTTGAGCGCGAGGACCCCAGGCCGAACGAGGTCCTGATTGACATCCTCTACTGCGGCGTCTGCCATTCCGACATTCACCAGGTGAAAAATGACTGGGGCAACACCGTGTATCCCTGCATGCCGGGGCACGAAATTGTCGGTCGCGTGGCGCAGGTGGGCAGCGATGTGTCGAAGCACCAGGTGGGCGACGTGGTGGGCGTGGGCTGCATGATCGATAGCTGTCGCACGTGCGAGCCGTGCCGCACCGGCGATGAGAACTACTGCGAGGGACCGAATAGCTGGCTGGCGACCTACAACGGTCCCATGGTGCCGTCGAAGAAGTCGCCCGACGGCGAGAATCACTACGGCCGCGACAACACCTTTGGCGGCTATTCAATCAACATCGTCGTGCCGGAAGATTTTGTGCTGAAGGTGCCGGCGAACCTGCCGGTGGAGAAGGTGGCGCCGATCCTGTGTGCAGGCGTGACGACCTACTCGCCGATGAAGCACTGGGGCTTGAAGGCGGGGCAGAAGGTAGGCATCGTCGGCTTTGGCGGGCTGGGCGACATGGCCGCCAAGCTGGCCAAGGCGATGGGCGCAGAAGTGGTGCTGTTCACCGAGACGGAAGAGAAGCTGAGTGAGGCCGCGCGGCTGGGGGTGCAGGCCGTGTACAGCAAGGACAAGGATCAGATGGAGTCCCAGGCGAACACCTGCGACTTCATCCTGAGCACGATTCCGGAGCCGACCGACCTGGAGCCCTTCATCCCGGTGCTCAAGCGGGATGCGTCGCTGGTGATCGTGGGCGCGCTGGACAAGCTGAAGCCGTTCAACAACATGGAAATGGCGATGCACCGTAAGTCGGTGGGCGGTTCTCTGATCGGCAGCATCCGCGAGACGCAAGAGGTGCTGGACTTCTGCGCCGAGCACGGCATTACGCCGGATGTGGAGATGATCGGGATGGACGACATCAACGACGCGCACAAGCGGGTGAACGACCGCGAGGTCCGGTTCCGGTACGTGATCGATATGGCGTCGCTGAAGACGGAAGAGGCCTGA
- a CDS encoding DUF2127 domain-containing protein, whose translation MSENNAFRRNLRLIAVFKLIKVVALIAVGISVLKLVHGGAVDTLYDWITTLGLNPDGHYVDLAVGKVAGMPPERLKEFGFASFLYAGLFLVEGTGLWLQKRWGEWVTVFITSSLVPLEVFELFHHPSVAKGFMLIANLGIVVYLVANIRRQDA comes from the coding sequence TTGTCCGAGAACAATGCGTTTCGCCGCAATCTTAGACTGATTGCGGTCTTCAAACTGATCAAGGTTGTGGCGCTGATCGCGGTCGGCATCTCTGTGCTGAAGCTGGTGCATGGCGGTGCGGTCGATACGCTCTACGACTGGATTACGACGCTCGGCCTGAACCCGGACGGGCACTATGTCGATCTGGCGGTCGGCAAGGTCGCCGGTATGCCGCCGGAGCGATTGAAGGAGTTCGGGTTTGCGAGCTTCCTGTATGCCGGGCTGTTCCTGGTGGAAGGCACCGGACTGTGGTTGCAGAAGCGATGGGGCGAGTGGGTCACCGTGTTCATCACGAGCTCGCTGGTCCCGCTAGAGGTCTTCGAACTCTTCCACCATCCCAGCGTTGCGAAGGGCTTCATGCTGATCGCAAACCTCGGCATCGTCGTGTACCTGGTGGCGAATATCCGCCGGCAGGACGCGTAG
- a CDS encoding DUF6036 family nucleotidyltransferase, with the protein MTPQQLTLFAALNSGSVEYLVVGGVAVNAYGYIRSTQDLDIFIRPTLENAQRAFAALQQLGLDLPGDASDLLVDYENLRFGSRPEQIDLLNSIGEMSFEHAWRNRVVVGVEDVDIAFISKADLIENKLQVGHLRDLADVEELQSRGDLDEIPDSL; encoded by the coding sequence GTGACCCCGCAGCAGCTTACTTTGTTCGCCGCCCTGAACTCCGGAAGCGTTGAGTACCTGGTCGTCGGCGGAGTTGCAGTGAATGCCTACGGCTACATACGAAGCACGCAGGACCTCGACATCTTCATAAGACCGACTCTGGAGAACGCACAGCGAGCATTCGCTGCGTTGCAACAACTCGGCTTGGATTTACCGGGAGACGCCTCGGACCTGCTCGTCGACTATGAAAACCTGCGCTTCGGCAGTCGGCCGGAACAGATCGACTTGCTGAACTCGATTGGCGAGATGTCCTTCGAACATGCCTGGCGAAATCGCGTGGTGGTGGGCGTGGAGGATGTGGACATCGCATTCATTAGCAAGGCAGACCTGATCGAAAACAAGCTACAGGTGGGACATCTTCGTGATCTGGCCGATGTGGAAGAGTTGCAAAGCCGCGGGGATCTGGATGAAATACCCGACTCGCTTTGA
- a CDS encoding PEP-CTERM sorting domain-containing protein, whose translation MRFHIFLAALAVLSGSAVAHADDFTFTLSGSAGGFSGTGTFSGSEQAGKPGTYDITGVSGSNTNGIIAAGQYNGNDNLLTPNASYFVDTSGISFYDQTASGVYAVRLYKSGNGYCGMDTNDPSQYCIDLQEVNTPNPGDTTLPVTFPGTSGSPARLAVRFSLARTAAEPAPAATPEPGSLMLLGTGALALAGVGRRRFSQR comes from the coding sequence ATGCGGTTCCATATCTTCCTGGCGGCTCTGGCCGTCCTGAGCGGTAGCGCGGTTGCGCATGCCGACGATTTCACCTTCACCCTGTCCGGCAGTGCCGGCGGATTCTCTGGAACGGGTACGTTCAGCGGGTCGGAACAGGCCGGAAAGCCCGGCACTTACGACATCACCGGCGTCAGCGGCAGCAATACCAACGGCATCATCGCGGCCGGGCAGTACAACGGCAACGACAACCTGCTGACGCCGAATGCGAGCTATTTCGTCGACACATCGGGCATCTCGTTCTACGACCAGACCGCTTCGGGCGTGTACGCCGTGCGGCTGTACAAGTCCGGTAATGGATATTGCGGGATGGACACGAACGATCCTTCGCAGTACTGCATCGACCTGCAGGAAGTGAACACTCCCAATCCCGGCGATACCACGCTTCCGGTGACATTCCCGGGGACATCGGGCAGCCCCGCCCGCCTGGCGGTGCGGTTCTCGCTGGCCAGAACTGCGGCGGAACCCGCGCCGGCAGCGACCCCGGAGCCGGGCAGCCTGATGCTGCTGGGCACTGGAGCCCTGGCCCTGGCCGGAGTGGGCCGGCGCCGGTTCTCGCAGCGCTAG
- the rlmN gene encoding 23S rRNA (adenine(2503)-C(2))-methyltransferase RlmN, translated as MATLFGLTLPELTERMTALGQKPFRARQLWDALYRGRVASLDEVTTLSQELRERMAAEGDVVGLPEMVQTATSVDGTERYLVRMADGETVETVWMPDGDGAEAPYEDDEAEAAAETRTERNASLAARRLPHGANAMRPVTDARNRGALAEAGYRRATICVSSQVGCAVNCQFCLTAKLGIKRNLTPGEIAGQVAAVLNRHRIQVGRDRINLVFMGMGEPFLNYDNFMAAVRLLVEGMGLPESRMTVSTSGIEPAIRRFAQEAVRPRLALSLNASNDAVREQVMPITRKWNIQQLLDAVQTIPLGKRDWVTFEYVLLGGVNDRPEHAQEVLDLLRGIPSKVNLIVWNPGPGIAYTQPLQDDVDRFQKALIAGGIPTYIRRPRGRDIYAACGQLKRTVAENAEPRELVTLVA; from the coding sequence ATGGCGACCCTGTTTGGACTCACGCTGCCGGAGCTGACCGAGCGCATGACAGCGCTGGGGCAGAAGCCCTTCCGCGCGCGCCAACTGTGGGACGCCTTGTACCGCGGCCGCGTGGCGTCGCTGGACGAGGTCACGACGCTGTCGCAGGAGTTGCGGGAGCGGATGGCTGCCGAGGGCGACGTGGTTGGCCTGCCGGAGATGGTGCAGACCGCGACCAGCGTGGACGGCACGGAGCGCTACCTGGTCCGCATGGCCGACGGCGAGACGGTGGAAACCGTGTGGATGCCGGACGGCGACGGAGCCGAAGCTCCCTACGAGGATGACGAGGCAGAGGCGGCTGCCGAGACGCGCACGGAGCGGAACGCGAGCCTGGCCGCGCGCCGCCTGCCGCACGGTGCCAACGCCATGCGCCCGGTGACGGACGCGCGCAACCGCGGCGCGCTGGCGGAGGCGGGCTACCGGCGGGCGACCATCTGCGTGTCGTCGCAGGTGGGCTGCGCCGTGAACTGCCAGTTCTGCCTGACGGCCAAGCTGGGCATCAAGCGGAACCTGACGCCGGGCGAGATCGCCGGGCAGGTCGCGGCCGTGCTGAACCGGCACCGGATCCAGGTGGGCCGGGACCGCATCAACCTGGTCTTCATGGGCATGGGCGAGCCGTTCCTGAACTACGACAACTTCATGGCGGCGGTTCGGCTGCTGGTGGAGGGGATGGGCCTGCCGGAGTCGCGCATGACGGTGTCGACCAGCGGCATTGAGCCGGCGATCCGGCGATTTGCGCAGGAAGCGGTGCGGCCGCGGCTGGCTCTGTCGCTGAACGCGAGCAACGATGCCGTGCGTGAACAGGTGATGCCAATCACGCGCAAGTGGAACATTCAGCAGCTTTTGGACGCGGTGCAGACCATTCCGCTGGGCAAGCGCGACTGGGTCACTTTCGAATATGTGTTGCTGGGCGGGGTGAACGATCGGCCGGAGCATGCGCAGGAGGTTCTGGACCTGTTACGCGGCATTCCGAGCAAGGTGAACCTGATTGTGTGGAATCCCGGGCCGGGTATTGCGTATACGCAGCCGCTGCAGGACGATGTGGATCGCTTTCAGAAGGCGCTGATCGCGGGCGGCATTCCCACCTACATACGGCGGCCGCGCGGGCGGGACATTTACGCGGCGTGTGGCCAGTTGAAGCGGACCGTGGCCGAAAACGCCGAACCCCGGGAGCTGGTTACGCTGGTGGCGTAA
- a CDS encoding helix-turn-helix domain-containing protein, with translation MSLSLSYTPSSSYPTSTPNILTEFGIRLRDLRRERKLSDVDLAWSIGITRAHLQDIEEGKEEIDLEMLWDISGALGISMATAMEGL, from the coding sequence TTGTCACTCTCGCTCAGCTACACCCCATCTTCGTCGTACCCCACATCCACGCCGAACATTCTCACCGAGTTCGGCATCCGCCTCCGCGATCTGCGGCGGGAACGCAAGCTTTCTGACGTCGATCTGGCCTGGAGCATCGGCATCACCCGTGCTCACCTGCAGGACATCGAAGAGGGCAAGGAAGAGATCGACCTGGAGATGCTCTGGGACATCTCCGGTGCGCTCGGCATCTCCATGGCCACCGCCATGGAAGGCCTGTAA
- a CDS encoding TIGR00266 family protein: MQTRIHGSTMPALELLLQPGESVIAESGELSWMTQSITLNTHTQLAGGGGFLGAIRRMAGGGTLFMTEYTAVSYPGEVAFATKVPGHIVPLELHSGYDQYMIHRHGFLCATPGIQLGVGFQQSLGAGIFGGSGFLLQKISGQGTAWLELSGEVVRDLQPGETLRVHPGHVGAFQASVSFQITRVPGIRNLIFGGDGLFLAALTGPGRVWLQTLPISNLAHALQEYLPSGESRREVESGAIGGVVGSILNGMR; the protein is encoded by the coding sequence ATGCAGACACGCATTCATGGAAGCACCATGCCCGCCCTCGAACTTCTGCTGCAACCGGGCGAGTCCGTTATCGCCGAATCCGGCGAACTCAGCTGGATGACGCAGAGCATCACGCTCAACACGCACACCCAGCTCGCCGGCGGCGGCGGCTTCCTCGGTGCCATCCGGCGCATGGCGGGCGGCGGAACCCTGTTCATGACGGAGTACACCGCCGTCAGCTATCCCGGCGAAGTCGCCTTTGCCACCAAGGTGCCCGGCCACATCGTCCCCCTGGAGCTGCACAGCGGCTACGACCAGTACATGATTCACCGCCACGGCTTTTTGTGCGCCACGCCCGGCATCCAGCTCGGCGTCGGCTTCCAGCAGTCGCTGGGCGCCGGCATCTTTGGCGGCTCTGGCTTTCTGCTGCAGAAGATCTCCGGCCAGGGCACGGCCTGGCTCGAGCTTTCCGGTGAAGTCGTCCGCGATCTGCAGCCTGGCGAGACCCTGCGTGTCCATCCCGGCCACGTCGGCGCCTTTCAGGCCAGCGTCAGCTTCCAGATCACCCGGGTTCCGGGCATCCGCAACCTGATTTTCGGCGGCGACGGACTTTTTTTGGCAGCTTTGACCGGTCCGGGACGCGTGTGGCTGCAAACTCTGCCGATAAGCAATCTGGCACACGCTTTGCAGGAATATCTGCCGTCCGGGGAAAGCCGGCGCGAGGTGGAAAGCGGTGCCATCGGCGGTGTGGTCGGGTCCATCCTGAACGGAATGCGTTAG